The following proteins come from a genomic window of Dermacentor albipictus isolate Rhodes 1998 colony chromosome 8, USDA_Dalb.pri_finalv2, whole genome shotgun sequence:
- the LOC135917153 gene encoding 26S proteasome non-ATPase regulatory subunit 10-like isoform X2 codes for MSDSWICNLAYDGKFEALKQQLCADRTILTKKDLAGRIPLHWAVSGKHNDIVNFLLQQGSPVDCVDEANWTPLMIASSVGHVEIVSALLNRNAKVGIANQMGQTSLHYAASKDHLEDSYGSTPLHRAASLGRSAIVRLFLDGYRNQLDINCTDEAGNTPLHLACEEERVDVAKMLIQAGCRTDIMNKEEKTAFQMAPPSLSRTLQSLRVGSAGDC; via the exons ATGTCGGACAGCTGGATATGTAACTTGGCGTACGACGGGAAATTCGAAGCTCTGAAGCAGCAGCTATGCGCCGATCGCACGATACTCACCAAGAAAGACCTC GCGGGACGCATACCCCTGCACTGGGCCGTCTCGGGCAAGCACAACGACATCGTCAACTTTCTTCTGCAGCAAGGGTCCCCGGTTGACTGCGTCGATGAG GCCAATTGGACGCCACTCATGATTGCATCATCTGTCGGTCATGTTGAGATAGTGTCTGCTCTGCTTAACAGGAATGCCAAAGTGGGCATCGCAAACCAGATGGGCCAGACGTCGTTGCATTACGCTGCGTCTAAAGATCACCTAGAG GACTCGTATGGCAGCACCCCGCTGCACCGGGCTGCGTCCCTGGGAAGGTCTGCCATCGTGCGGCTCTTTCTCGATGGCTACCGGAACCAGCTGGACATCAACTGCACAGACGAGGCCGGTAACACGCCCCT GCACTTGGCATGTGAAGAGGAGAGAGTTGATGTTGCCAAGATGCTGATTCAAGCCGGCTGCAGGACTGACATAATGAACAAG GAAGAAAAGACAGCCttccagatggcgccaccgtctCTGTCGAGGACACTGCAGTCTCTGCGTGTGGGCTCTGCAGGGGATTGTTAA
- the LOC135917153 gene encoding 26S proteasome non-ATPase regulatory subunit 10-like isoform X1 — protein sequence MSDSWICNLAYDGKFEALKQQLCADRTILTKKDLAGRIPLHWAVSGKHNDIVNFLLQQGSPVDCVDEANWTPLMIASSVGHVEIVSALLNRNAKVGIANQMGQTSLHYAASKDHLEVARLLLEHHANINAQDSYGSTPLHRAASLGRSAIVRLFLDGYRNQLDINCTDEAGNTPLHLACEEERVDVAKMLIQAGCRTDIMNKEEKTAFQMAPPSLSRTLQSLRVGSAGDC from the exons ATGTCGGACAGCTGGATATGTAACTTGGCGTACGACGGGAAATTCGAAGCTCTGAAGCAGCAGCTATGCGCCGATCGCACGATACTCACCAAGAAAGACCTC GCGGGACGCATACCCCTGCACTGGGCCGTCTCGGGCAAGCACAACGACATCGTCAACTTTCTTCTGCAGCAAGGGTCCCCGGTTGACTGCGTCGATGAG GCCAATTGGACGCCACTCATGATTGCATCATCTGTCGGTCATGTTGAGATAGTGTCTGCTCTGCTTAACAGGAATGCCAAAGTGGGCATCGCAAACCAGATGGGCCAGACGTCGTTGCATTACGCTGCGTCTAAAGATCACCTAGAG GTTGCCAGACTCCTATTGGAGCACCATGCCAACATCAATGCCCAGGACTCGTATGGCAGCACCCCGCTGCACCGGGCTGCGTCCCTGGGAAGGTCTGCCATCGTGCGGCTCTTTCTCGATGGCTACCGGAACCAGCTGGACATCAACTGCACAGACGAGGCCGGTAACACGCCCCT GCACTTGGCATGTGAAGAGGAGAGAGTTGATGTTGCCAAGATGCTGATTCAAGCCGGCTGCAGGACTGACATAATGAACAAG GAAGAAAAGACAGCCttccagatggcgccaccgtctCTGTCGAGGACACTGCAGTCTCTGCGTGTGGGCTCTGCAGGGGATTGTTAA